Proteins encoded in a region of the Halorussus sp. MSC15.2 genome:
- a CDS encoding 50S ribosomal protein L15e — protein sequence MAKSFYSHIKDAWKDPGDGDLAELQWQRKQDWRDQGAIERIERPTRLDKARELGYKAKQGVVLARVSVRKGSARKERFKAGRRSKRQGVNRVYRRKNLQRIGEERASRKYRNLRVLNSYWVGEDGSQKWFEVILLDPEHPAIENDDDLNWICDDSHKGRAFRGLTSAGKSNRGLQQRGKGTEHTRPSNNGGQGRGK from the coding sequence ATGGCAAAAAGTTTCTACTCCCACATCAAGGACGCGTGGAAAGACCCCGGCGACGGCGACCTCGCCGAACTGCAGTGGCAGCGCAAGCAGGACTGGCGCGACCAAGGCGCTATCGAGCGCATCGAACGCCCGACTCGCCTCGACAAGGCCCGCGAACTGGGCTACAAGGCAAAGCAGGGCGTCGTCCTCGCCCGCGTCAGCGTCCGCAAAGGCTCGGCCCGCAAGGAGCGGTTCAAGGCGGGCCGACGCTCGAAGCGGCAGGGTGTCAACCGAGTCTACCGACGCAAGAACCTCCAGCGCATCGGTGAGGAGCGCGCCAGTCGGAAGTACCGCAACCTGCGCGTGCTGAACTCCTACTGGGTCGGCGAAGACGGCAGCCAGAAGTGGTTCGAAGTGATTCTGCTGGACCCGGAGCATCCGGCCATCGAGAACGACGACGACCTCAACTGGATTTGCGACGACTCCCACAAGGGCCGGGCCTTCCGCGGCCTGACCAGCGCCGGAAAGAGCAACCGCGGACTCCAGCAGCGCGGCAAGGGCACGGAACACACCCGCCCGAGCAACAACGGCGGTCAGGGTCGCGGGAAGTAA